One genomic segment of Caloranaerobacter ferrireducens includes these proteins:
- a CDS encoding PilW family protein gives MRLINRKGFTVLELLISLAFASLLILMISTLFLTNINSYNKEDVILELQYQGQIVLNYFSDRVMEAKGIIEIVDINNIDSLNRDSEINIKKVIFRTNDNGVIFEVKSNNKFFYGEGLAGSATTEIADYIESIILKPLPIGKKFSEADGTEITVNLRKGNIIESYNTKVFFRNKN, from the coding sequence ATGAGACTGATAAATAGAAAAGGGTTTACAGTTTTAGAACTCTTGATTTCATTAGCGTTTGCTAGTTTATTAATACTAATGATATCTACATTATTTTTAACGAATATCAATTCTTATAATAAAGAGGATGTTATTTTAGAACTTCAATATCAAGGGCAAATAGTTTTAAATTATTTTTCAGATAGAGTTATGGAGGCTAAGGGGATTATAGAAATAGTAGATATAAATAATATTGATTCATTAAATAGAGATTCCGAAATTAACATCAAAAAAGTTATATTTAGAACTAATGATAATGGAGTTATTTTTGAAGTTAAGTCTAATAATAAGTTTTTTTACGGTGAAGGTCTTGCTGGTTCAGCAACAACAGAAATTGCTGATTATATAGAGTCAATTATTTTAAAACCTTTGCCAATAGGGAAAAAATTTTCAGAAGCTGATGGTACAGAAATAACAGTAAATTTAAGAAAAGGAAATATTATTGAAAGCTATAATACTAAAGTGTTTTTTAGAAATAAGAATTAA
- a CDS encoding prepilin peptidase: protein MIVVFAIGLIIGSFLNVCIYRIPKGESIVYPPSHCTSCNTRLKVFDLIPVFSYLLNKGRCRYCGEYISLQYPFIELLNGLIYLLLFYKFGVCFDLIRYLFLTSLLIIIGFIDYKHKIIPDSVLLFGFFTTLIFKLLYYSKVELLNSILGLLIGGLIFLIIAIVSHGGMGGGDIKLIALLGFFFGWEHLLLLMFLSFVIGAFFSIVLLLLRIKDRKDFIPFGPFISIAAIITIFYGDILISYYINYFLNYMG from the coding sequence ATGATTGTAGTATTTGCAATTGGCCTAATTATAGGTTCATTTCTTAATGTATGCATATATAGAATACCAAAAGGAGAATCAATAGTTTATCCGCCTTCTCATTGTACAAGCTGTAATACAAGGCTAAAAGTGTTTGATTTGATACCTGTATTTAGTTATTTGTTAAATAAGGGTAGGTGTAGATACTGTGGGGAGTATATTTCCCTACAGTATCCATTTATAGAATTACTTAATGGACTAATTTATTTATTGCTATTTTATAAATTTGGGGTATGTTTTGATTTGATTAGATATTTATTTTTAACAAGTTTACTTATAATAATTGGTTTTATAGACTATAAACACAAAATCATTCCTGATAGTGTTTTATTGTTTGGCTTTTTTACTACACTTATTTTTAAATTATTATATTATTCTAAAGTGGAATTATTAAATAGTATTTTAGGACTATTGATTGGTGGTTTGATATTTTTAATTATTGCGATTGTATCTCATGGAGGAATGGGTGGCGGAGATATTAAACTTATTGCGTTATTAGGATTTTTCTTTGGTTGGGAACATTTACTTTTATTAATGTTCTTGTCTTTCGTAATTGGTGCATTTTTCTCGATCGTGCTGTTATTGCTAAGAATTAAAGATAGGAAAGATTTTATACCATTTGGACCGTTTATTTCTATTGCTGCTATTATTACTATATTTTATGGTGATATTTTAATTTCATATTATATAAATTACTTTTTAAATTATATGGGGTGA
- a CDS encoding PilN domain-containing protein: MKDINLFSYYVNNKWIYKKRFFYISIIAAIIFILLTTTTLINVYRIKSLRNEIKMLESYLESEDIKEKLAEIEKRNNRFKIMKQYYNTLVDINKKLKEQDIINTDFLEKITSTLPKDVYLNVMNISLDNLQIQGVADSRISIAKLQHNLRELGLFSKVVIININEERGQNRYIFSLKCVLKGSEG; encoded by the coding sequence ATGAAAGATATAAATTTATTTTCTTATTATGTTAATAATAAGTGGATTTACAAAAAAAGGTTCTTTTATATAAGTATAATTGCTGCAATAATATTTATCTTATTAACTACTACAACTTTAATTAATGTGTATAGAATTAAAAGCTTAAGAAACGAAATAAAAATGTTGGAAAGCTATTTGGAATCTGAAGACATTAAAGAAAAACTAGCTGAAATAGAAAAGAGAAACAATAGATTTAAAATCATGAAACAATATTATAATACTTTAGTCGATATCAACAAGAAATTAAAAGAGCAAGACATTATAAATACTGATTTTTTAGAAAAAATTACTTCTACGTTACCTAAGGATGTATATTTAAATGTTATGAATATAAGTTTAGATAATCTACAAATACAAGGAGTTGCAGATTCTAGAATTTCTATTGCCAAGTTACAACATAACTTAAGAGAACTTGGTTTATTTAGTAAAGTAGTGATAATAAATATAAATGAAGAAAGAGGACAAAATAGATATATTTTTTCGCTAAAATGTGTTTTAAAGGGAAGTGAAGGTTAA
- a CDS encoding type II secretion system protein has translation MIKAINKRLRNKKGFTLIELVVVVAVLGIISALVIPRFTNITDSAKANVDEQNRKLLQNAIELYAAENGNYPSSDEDIDKLISDYLDQVPEVQSADNKAFFFNKNTNRVEIKADDFSDDDYLKIE, from the coding sequence ATGATAAAAGCTATAAATAAAAGATTAAGAAATAAAAAGGGATTTACTTTGATAGAGTTAGTTGTAGTTGTAGCTGTACTAGGTATTATATCAGCTCTGGTAATACCAAGATTTACAAATATAACGGATAGTGCTAAAGCTAATGTAGATGAACAAAACAGAAAATTATTGCAAAATGCGATTGAGTTATATGCAGCAGAAAATGGGAACTATCCAAGTAGTGATGAAGATATTGATAAGCTTATCAGTGATTATCTAGATCAAGTACCTGAAGTACAATCAGCTGATAATAAAGCTTTCTTTTTTAACAAGAATACAAATAGAGTAGAAATTAAAGCTGATGATTTTAGTGATGATGATTATTTGAAAATTGAGTAA
- a CDS encoding prepilin-type N-terminal cleavage/methylation domain-containing protein, which produces MWLKNGINKEAGLTLIEVLITISILGIIIIPLSSFFITSAKINKESGDKFKATLIAQKFMEDIKLSDSIMEGQTQYNIENYNVIVNITNITDFSEYESSSFYDTIDYDIKIQIDKDNENYISIYDKNDNLLAKDYINVQAKIDIEMIDSFITVKIFDNNTLLSTINLNNYGNEGELILEILGEMNFVINSKNQTENDLILYFCKSDDLTSNYTFYNLGGKVTRYENILILNNESESNLKGLYQVDVEVRKDGYTLERIKGYKLLDN; this is translated from the coding sequence ATGTGGCTTAAAAATGGGATAAATAAAGAAGCAGGTCTAACTTTAATAGAAGTGTTAATAACTATATCAATTCTTGGTATAATAATTATTCCATTATCTTCATTTTTCATAACTTCAGCAAAAATTAATAAAGAATCAGGAGATAAATTTAAAGCTACATTAATAGCCCAGAAATTTATGGAAGATATTAAATTATCAGATAGTATAATGGAAGGACAAACGCAATACAATATTGAAAATTATAATGTTATAGTAAATATAACTAATATTACAGATTTCTCAGAATATGAAAGCAGTAGTTTCTATGATACTATTGATTATGATATCAAAATCCAAATAGATAAAGATAATGAGAATTATATTTCAATATATGATAAGAATGATAACTTATTAGCAAAAGATTATATTAATGTACAAGCTAAAATAGATATTGAAATGATAGATTCATTTATAACTGTTAAAATTTTTGACAACAACACTTTATTAAGTACTATAAATTTGAATAATTATGGCAATGAAGGGGAGTTGATTCTGGAAATATTAGGAGAAATGAATTTTGTAATAAATAGTAAGAATCAAACAGAAAATGATTTGATTTTATATTTTTGTAAAAGTGATGATTTAACTTCAAATTATACTTTTTATAATTTGGGTGGGAAGGTAACTAGATATGAAAATATTTTAATATTAAATAATGAAAGTGAAAGTAACTTAAAAGGACTATATCAAGTTGATGTAGAAGTAAGAAAAGATGGATATACATTAGAAAGAATTAAAGGCTATAAGTTACTTGATAATTAG
- a CDS encoding type II secretion system F family protein, whose protein sequence is MPVYRYKAVTFDGKKIQGQYNASSKIEVINMLKSDNIYPIEIDEVIGSKDIKDLKIFNRIKIKDIAVFCRQFYTMLNSGVTIVNCLEVLRNQAENKKLKKTLGQVFESVQKGMTLSESLKSHKEVFPELLINMVEAGEVSGNLDTIMDRMATHYEKENKISNKIKSAMIYPIILSIVATVVVVFLLTVVMPTFVSMFQQSGATLPAPTLILLGISDIIKNYWYLIITLIIILIYFFKKYYETEKGRLYIDNLKLKIPILNNLIRKITTSRFTRTLSTLLASGVPLIKALEIVSKIVGNRVVEEGLNRVKDEVRRGLDLASPIEKMGIFPPMVVSMIKIGEESGSLDEILDKTANFYDDEVEASLQKLTSLIEPIMIIIMALIVGFIVISMVLPMFDMINTVRF, encoded by the coding sequence ATGCCCGTCTATAGATATAAAGCAGTGACCTTTGATGGTAAGAAGATACAAGGACAATATAATGCAAGTTCAAAGATAGAAGTTATTAATATGTTAAAATCAGATAACATTTATCCGATTGAGATTGATGAAGTAATAGGCAGTAAGGATATAAAAGATTTAAAAATATTTAATAGAATAAAAATCAAAGATATTGCTGTATTTTGTAGACAATTTTATACAATGTTAAATTCAGGGGTTACTATTGTAAATTGTTTAGAAGTGCTTAGAAATCAGGCTGAAAATAAAAAATTGAAAAAGACTTTAGGACAAGTTTTTGAGTCAGTTCAAAAAGGAATGACATTATCTGAGTCCTTAAAAAGTCATAAAGAAGTATTTCCAGAATTATTGATAAATATGGTTGAAGCAGGAGAAGTAAGTGGTAATCTAGATACGATAATGGATAGAATGGCTACCCATTATGAAAAAGAGAATAAAATTAGTAATAAAATAAAAAGCGCAATGATATATCCAATAATCTTAAGTATTGTAGCAACAGTAGTAGTAGTTTTTTTATTGACAGTAGTAATGCCTACATTTGTATCAATGTTTCAACAAAGTGGTGCAACGTTACCTGCTCCAACGCTTATTTTATTAGGGATTAGTGATATAATAAAAAACTATTGGTATCTAATTATAACATTAATTATAATTTTAATATATTTCTTTAAAAAGTATTATGAAACTGAAAAAGGAAGATTATATATTGATAATTTGAAACTTAAAATTCCTATTTTAAATAACCTAATAAGAAAAATTACTACAAGCAGGTTTACAAGGACATTATCAACATTATTAGCTAGTGGAGTTCCTTTAATAAAGGCTTTAGAAATAGTTTCAAAAATAGTTGGCAATAGAGTAGTAGAAGAAGGTCTAAATAGAGTTAAAGACGAAGTTAGAAGAGGATTGGATTTAGCATCACCTATAGAAAAAATGGGGATTTTTCCACCTATGGTTGTATCTATGATAAAAATTGGTGAAGAATCAGGTTCACTTGATGAAATTTTGGACAAGACTGCAAATTTTTATGATGATGAGGTAGAGGCTTCTCTACAGAAATTGACTTCACTAATAGAACCGATAATGATTATTATTATGGCCTTAATAGTAGGATTTATAGTAATTTCAATGGTACTACCTATGTTTGATATGATTAATACTGTAAGGTTTTAG
- a CDS encoding pilus assembly PilX N-terminal domain-containing protein, whose amino-acid sequence MFKYIANNKGSTLVFLMIIMTVLILLGVTILTISVTNFKFKMTNSKVKKNFYMTEAGLDEVYIITKNLIIEAIGEGNKSVEDFIKNLDLGEGSIYIKEDGTIDLETLNQAQNELFKDAYKTYVLNNIKNRLENSNNYTLESDGTKPQIRILNDIFSFSEDKLELDIESTFIKDEIEKKIKISLIINTPNYNEPIYITSTVNEIPINTVWEKVISSDGNMLIDSGNVKINGDIFVKGINKSGGITLEGSDVTLNVNGNIITDYNFKINSSNNNIELNGNIFAKNFIISEDTNNTVVSQDEGSFYLMDDLELNGNNCIVDIKGNFYGISDSSDASDSDQSSSIVINTNDIGNGSRLNINGNVIIHGSSFINTYGGKYQTGESISIKGNYIAYTYPLQELGDRGEDKESLKSNNVVFEYYDPLVLVDRFVNGEKLLVQDKSDYIKFYNDEYQQSSSLNLGEGITLDESKSLIHTGALVYDGKIIPSNIKVEDQGVINEKRATFDLYVNKMGDESIQLEKITVNDQIDYTKIINKIEYNSEKKELIILDKDNEDFAIIGPNGDESVLPESITKVLIDNGSVKGIIITNGDLYLLGEIDFIGSIITTDNIYIYNNGIKKFNHNTNIVSKLIYENNITNIFKNNSNNKIALESDININKTEKGNGIQVADLIEVSNWKLIR is encoded by the coding sequence ATGTTTAAATATATAGCTAACAACAAAGGTTCGACTTTAGTATTTTTAATGATAATTATGACGGTATTAATTCTACTTGGTGTTACTATACTGACTATTTCAGTAACTAATTTCAAATTTAAAATGACTAATAGTAAAGTAAAAAAGAATTTTTATATGACAGAAGCAGGATTAGATGAAGTTTACATTATAACAAAAAATTTAATTATAGAAGCTATTGGAGAAGGAAATAAATCAGTAGAGGATTTTATAAAAAATTTAGACCTAGGGGAAGGGAGTATATACATAAAAGAAGATGGAACGATTGATTTAGAAACTTTAAATCAAGCACAAAATGAGTTATTCAAGGATGCTTATAAAACATATGTATTAAACAATATTAAAAATAGATTAGAGAATTCTAATAATTATACACTTGAATCAGATGGTACTAAACCGCAAATTCGTATATTGAACGATATTTTTAGCTTTTCTGAGGACAAGCTTGAACTAGATATAGAATCTACTTTTATAAAGGATGAAATTGAGAAAAAAATAAAAATTTCATTGATTATAAATACACCAAATTACAATGAGCCTATTTATATTACATCAACAGTAAATGAAATACCTATTAATACAGTTTGGGAAAAAGTTATTTCTTCTGATGGTAATATGTTAATTGACAGTGGAAATGTAAAAATTAACGGAGATATATTTGTAAAGGGCATAAATAAAAGTGGTGGAATAACATTGGAAGGCTCTGATGTAACTCTTAATGTTAATGGGAATATAATTACAGATTACAACTTTAAAATAAATTCATCAAACAACAATATTGAGCTTAATGGTAATATTTTTGCAAAAAATTTTATAATTAGTGAAGATACCAATAATACAGTAGTAAGTCAGGATGAGGGCTCTTTTTATCTAATGGATGACTTGGAATTAAATGGTAACAATTGTATAGTAGATATTAAAGGTAATTTTTATGGTATATCTGACAGTTCAGATGCTTCAGATTCAGATCAATCAAGTAGCATTGTTATAAATACGAATGACATTGGAAATGGTTCAAGACTGAATATTAATGGTAACGTTATAATACATGGTTCATCTTTTATAAATACTTATGGTGGAAAGTATCAAACTGGAGAATCAATATCTATAAAAGGAAATTATATAGCTTATACATATCCTTTACAAGAGTTAGGAGATAGAGGGGAAGATAAAGAGAGTTTGAAAAGTAATAATGTAGTTTTTGAATATTATGACCCTTTAGTATTAGTAGATAGATTTGTAAATGGAGAAAAGTTATTAGTTCAGGATAAAAGTGACTATATTAAGTTCTATAATGATGAATATCAACAATCAAGTAGTTTAAATTTAGGAGAAGGTATAACATTAGATGAATCTAAAAGTTTAATTCATACAGGAGCTCTAGTATATGACGGTAAGATTATTCCTAGTAATATAAAAGTTGAAGATCAAGGAGTTATAAATGAAAAGCGTGCTACATTTGATTTGTATGTAAATAAAATGGGTGATGAATCCATCCAATTAGAAAAAATTACGGTGAATGATCAAATAGATTATACAAAGATAATAAATAAAATTGAATATAATTCAGAAAAAAAAGAGTTAATTATCCTAGATAAAGATAATGAGGATTTTGCAATAATAGGACCTAATGGAGATGAGTCTGTTTTACCAGAAAGTATAACTAAGGTTTTAATAGATAATGGTTCAGTTAAAGGAATAATAATAACCAATGGTGATCTTTATTTATTAGGTGAAATTGACTTTATAGGCTCAATTATAACAACTGATAATATTTATATTTATAATAATGGTATAAAAAAATTTAATCACAATACTAATATTGTTTCAAAGTTAATTTATGAAAATAATATTACAAATATATTTAAAAATAATTCAAACAATAAAATAGCTTTAGAGAGTGATATAAATATTAATAAAACAGAGAAGGGAAATGGTATACAAGTTGCAGATTTAATAGAAGTTAGCAATTGGAAACTTATAAGATAA
- a CDS encoding type IV pilus twitching motility protein PilT has product MELRASDLHITVGYPPVMRINGKLVKYGEETLTPEKNLSLVKQILDEEKFKQLEIKGEIDTSYSVAGLGRFRINVYKQRGTYGMAIRAVSLKIPTIEELGLPTIVKELSRKQRGLILVTGPTGSGKSTTLASMIDCINRERSCHILTLEDPIEYLHKHNKSIINQREIGSDSRSFASALRAALRQDPDVILVGEMRDLETISIAITAAETGHLVLSTLHTIGASKTIDRIIDVFPPHQQQQIKIQLSAVLEGIISQQLIPRIDNEGRVLALEIMIATPAIRNLIREGKTYQIQTAIQTGMKFGMQTMDNSLINLFRQGLISKNTALDYAVDREFISRFIGF; this is encoded by the coding sequence ATTGAATTAAGAGCTTCAGATTTACATATTACAGTAGGTTATCCACCTGTTATGAGGATTAATGGGAAACTTGTAAAATATGGAGAAGAGACATTAACTCCAGAAAAAAATCTTAGTCTTGTAAAACAGATTCTTGATGAAGAAAAATTTAAACAATTAGAAATAAAAGGGGAAATAGATACTTCTTACTCAGTAGCAGGTCTGGGAAGATTTAGAATTAATGTATATAAGCAAAGAGGTACATATGGAATGGCGATACGTGCTGTATCGCTAAAAATTCCTACAATTGAAGAGCTTGGGTTACCTACAATTGTAAAGGAATTATCGAGAAAACAAAGAGGATTAATATTAGTAACGGGACCTACTGGTAGTGGTAAGTCAACTACATTAGCTTCTATGATAGATTGTATAAACAGAGAAAGAAGTTGTCATATTTTGACATTAGAAGACCCTATTGAATATTTGCATAAACATAATAAAAGTATTATAAATCAAAGAGAAATTGGCAGCGATTCTAGAAGTTTTGCTAGCGCTTTAAGAGCTGCGTTAAGACAAGACCCCGATGTGATATTAGTAGGTGAAATGAGAGATTTAGAAACTATTTCGATTGCTATTACAGCTGCAGAAACAGGACATCTTGTACTGTCAACTTTACATACAATAGGAGCATCTAAAACTATTGACAGAATTATAGATGTTTTTCCTCCGCACCAGCAACAACAAATAAAAATACAGTTGTCTGCTGTATTGGAAGGTATAATATCACAACAATTAATACCTAGAATAGATAATGAAGGAAGAGTATTAGCATTAGAGATAATGATCGCGACGCCTGCGATAAGGAATTTGATTAGAGAAGGAAAAACATATCAGATACAAACAGCAATACAGACAGGAATGAAATTTGGTATGCAGACAATGGATAATTCACTTATAAACCTTTTTAGACAGGGGTTAATAAGTAAAAATACAGCGTTAGATTATGCAGTTGATAGGGAATTTATAAGTAGATTTATAGGATTTTGA
- the pilM gene encoding type IV pilus assembly protein PilM has product MFTKEVISMDIGTRYIKIAIGKEKNGSIIIKNAFKLDTPTNSIKDGNILDLNSIKSLISKKILEEKVKAKRVIVTVQSSSIIKRELVLPKVKEEELNSIVNIEIEQYLPIMLSDYLIDYKVLEEFEEDNVKKVRILVVIAPKALVERYLKLIKELNLKPYVLDVNSNVISKLFSSDMLINSENYSFDKTVAVIDLGNEQINVNIISRGILSFSRLINNGGRELDINIANSFNLNLIEAEKRKIETIDLFENEIDMTSTQVLNNVARNTIDIWIEEIDKIFNYYTSRSLGNKIDCIYLYGGSSNIKGIEDYFAKKLNIITKKISDVGLVNVNNEINDKEISIFLNSVSAIIRR; this is encoded by the coding sequence TTGTTTACTAAAGAAGTTATTTCAATGGATATAGGAACAAGATATATTAAGATTGCTATAGGCAAAGAGAAAAATGGCTCCATTATTATTAAAAATGCTTTTAAACTTGATACACCTACAAATTCTATTAAAGATGGCAATATATTAGATTTAAATTCTATTAAGAGTTTAATAAGCAAAAAAATACTAGAAGAAAAGGTTAAAGCCAAAAGAGTAATTGTTACAGTGCAAAGTTCATCTATAATAAAAAGAGAATTAGTATTACCTAAAGTTAAAGAAGAAGAGCTTAATTCTATTGTCAATATTGAAATTGAACAATATTTACCTATTATGTTAAGTGATTATTTAATAGATTATAAAGTATTAGAGGAGTTTGAGGAAGATAATGTAAAGAAAGTTAGGATACTAGTTGTTATTGCCCCAAAAGCTTTAGTTGAAAGATATTTAAAACTTATAAAAGAACTGAATTTGAAACCATATGTTTTGGATGTTAATTCAAATGTAATTTCTAAGTTGTTTAGTTCAGATATGTTAATAAATAGCGAAAATTACAGTTTTGATAAGACTGTTGCAGTTATAGATTTAGGCAATGAGCAAATCAATGTAAATATTATATCAAGAGGAATTTTGTCGTTTAGTAGACTAATAAATAATGGTGGAAGAGAATTGGATATAAATATTGCAAATTCATTTAATTTAAATCTTATTGAAGCTGAGAAAAGAAAAATTGAAACAATAGATTTGTTTGAAAATGAAATAGATATGACGTCTACACAGGTTCTTAATAACGTCGCTAGAAATACTATAGATATTTGGATAGAAGAAATTGATAAAATATTTAATTACTATACAAGCAGAAGTTTAGGAAATAAAATAGATTGTATATATTTATATGGGGGTAGCTCTAATATAAAAGGTATAGAAGATTACTTTGCCAAAAAATTAAATATAATTACTAAAAAGATTTCAGATGTAGGCTTAGTGAATGTAAATAATGAGATAAATGATAAAGAAATTTCGATTTTCTTAAATAGTGTAAGTGCTATTATTAGAAGATAG